The proteins below are encoded in one region of Qingshengfaniella alkalisoli:
- the secA gene encoding preprotein translocase subunit SecA, with protein MLGIGTLAKKVFGTPNDRKVKSIRPLVQKINDLEPEFQSLDDEGLKAKTAELQQRAQNGESLEDLLPEAFANCREAAHRALGLRAFDVQLIGGIFMHRGNIAEMKTGEGKTLVATFPAYLNALTGKGVHIVTVNDYLAKRDAEWMSKVYAALGMSTGVVYPQQPETEKKEAYAADITYATNNELGFDYLRDNMKADLAQMAQRGHNFAIVDEVDSILIDEARTPLIISGPAQDRSELYKAVDTFIPELTEEHYELDEKTRNVTFTEDGNEFIEQRLSASGHLPEGQTLYDPESTTLVHHVTQALKAHKLFQKDKDYIVRDGQVVLIDEFTGRMMAGRRLSDGLHQAIEAKEDVAIQPENVTLASVTFQNYFRLYNKLAGMTGTAATEAEEFAEIYGLGVVEIPTNRPIARKDEHDQVYRTAKEKFEAIVQEIKDANAKGQPVLVGTTSIEKSEFLSEMLKQAGVTHNVLNARQHEQEAQIVADAGKPGAVTIATNMAGRGTDIQLGGNVEMHVLEALKETPDADPEELREKFTAQVAEAKQKVLESGGLFVLATERHESRRIDNQLRGRSGRQGDPGRSSFFLSLDDDLMRIFGSERLDNMLQKLGMKEGEAIVHPWVNKSLEKAQAKVEGRNFDIRKQLLKFDDVMNDQRKAIFSQRMEIMESEDISDIAQDMRHQVVDDLVDEFIPPKTYADQWDAQGLYAAAIEKLGIDVPVLEWVDEEGVDDQVIRERLYKASDELMAKKTADFGPENMRNIEKQVLLQTIDGKWREHLVTLEHLRSVVGFRGYAQRDPLNEYKTESFELFERLLNGLREEVTQKLSQIRPISEEEREAMMRQFMEQQRALQKPVQDHAQARAAGEATPGEMAEGFDENDQTTWGSPGRNDPCPCGSGKKFKHCHGQLG; from the coding sequence GTGCTGGGTATCGGAACACTTGCGAAGAAGGTCTTCGGGACGCCGAATGACCGAAAAGTCAAATCGATCCGCCCCCTGGTTCAGAAAATCAACGACTTGGAACCCGAATTTCAGTCCCTTGATGATGAAGGGCTGAAAGCCAAGACGGCTGAACTACAGCAACGGGCGCAAAATGGCGAAAGCCTTGAAGACCTGCTTCCGGAGGCATTTGCCAATTGTCGGGAAGCCGCCCATCGGGCGCTGGGGTTGCGCGCTTTCGATGTGCAGCTCATCGGCGGCATTTTTATGCACCGCGGCAACATCGCCGAAATGAAGACAGGCGAAGGCAAGACGCTTGTCGCGACGTTCCCTGCCTATCTCAATGCGCTGACTGGCAAGGGCGTGCATATCGTCACGGTGAACGATTATCTTGCCAAGCGTGACGCTGAATGGATGAGCAAGGTCTATGCGGCGCTGGGGATGAGCACGGGCGTCGTTTACCCGCAGCAGCCCGAGACCGAGAAGAAAGAGGCATACGCCGCCGACATCACATACGCCACGAACAATGAGCTGGGCTTCGACTACCTGCGCGACAACATGAAAGCCGATCTGGCCCAAATGGCACAGCGCGGGCACAACTTCGCGATCGTGGATGAGGTCGACTCGATCCTGATCGATGAAGCCCGCACACCACTGATCATTTCCGGTCCTGCTCAGGACCGGTCAGAGCTTTATAAGGCCGTCGACACGTTCATCCCCGAACTGACGGAAGAGCACTACGAGCTGGATGAGAAAACCCGTAACGTGACTTTCACCGAAGACGGGAACGAGTTCATCGAGCAACGCCTCTCTGCCTCCGGCCATTTGCCGGAAGGTCAGACACTTTACGATCCCGAATCCACGACGCTTGTCCACCATGTGACCCAGGCGCTGAAGGCTCACAAGCTGTTCCAGAAGGACAAGGACTACATTGTCCGCGATGGGCAGGTTGTTCTGATCGATGAATTCACGGGCCGTATGATGGCCGGGCGGCGCTTGTCTGACGGGCTGCATCAGGCGATCGAGGCCAAGGAGGATGTCGCGATCCAACCCGAGAACGTGACGCTCGCATCCGTGACGTTCCAGAATTACTTCCGACTTTATAATAAGCTGGCCGGTATGACTGGCACAGCTGCAACGGAAGCCGAGGAATTCGCGGAAATATACGGGCTCGGTGTGGTAGAAATTCCGACGAACCGGCCAATCGCACGGAAAGACGAACACGACCAAGTCTATCGCACCGCCAAGGAAAAATTCGAAGCGATCGTGCAGGAGATCAAGGACGCCAACGCAAAAGGCCAACCTGTTCTTGTTGGTACGACGTCCATCGAGAAATCCGAGTTCCTTTCCGAGATGCTCAAGCAGGCGGGCGTGACGCATAACGTGCTGAATGCACGCCAGCACGAGCAGGAGGCCCAGATCGTCGCTGACGCAGGCAAGCCCGGTGCCGTCACGATTGCGACGAACATGGCGGGTCGAGGGACCGACATTCAGCTCGGTGGCAATGTCGAGATGCATGTGCTTGAAGCCCTCAAGGAAACACCCGACGCCGATCCCGAAGAACTTCGTGAGAAATTTACCGCGCAAGTCGCGGAAGCCAAGCAGAAGGTGCTAGAATCCGGCGGCCTGTTCGTTCTGGCCACGGAGCGGCACGAATCTCGACGGATCGACAACCAACTCCGGGGGCGGTCCGGCCGCCAGGGTGATCCGGGGCGTTCGTCCTTCTTCCTGTCGCTTGACGATGATTTGATGCGGATTTTCGGATCCGAGCGGCTCGACAACATGCTTCAGAAGCTTGGCATGAAGGAAGGTGAGGCGATCGTTCACCCTTGGGTGAACAAGTCACTGGAAAAGGCACAAGCCAAGGTCGAGGGCCGCAACTTCGATATTCGGAAACAGCTGCTGAAATTCGACGATGTCATGAACGACCAGCGTAAGGCGATCTTTAGCCAACGTATGGAGATCATGGAATCGGAGGACATCAGCGACATCGCGCAGGACATGCGCCATCAGGTCGTTGACGATCTGGTGGACGAATTCATCCCGCCGAAGACCTATGCAGATCAATGGGATGCCCAAGGCCTCTACGCCGCCGCGATCGAGAAGCTGGGTATTGATGTGCCGGTACTGGAGTGGGTCGACGAAGAAGGCGTTGACGATCAAGTCATCCGAGAGCGGTTGTACAAGGCCTCTGACGAGTTGATGGCCAAGAAGACCGCCGATTTCGGTCCGGAGAATATGCGCAATATTGAAAAGCAGGTGTTGCTGCAGACGATTGACGGAAAATGGCGCGAACATCTTGTAACACTTGAACATTTGCGTTCGGTTGTCGGGTTCCGTGGCTACGCGCAGCGCGATCCGCTGAACGAATACAAGACGGAGTCTTTCGAACTGTTCGAACGCCTGCTGAACGGGCTCCGTGAGGAAGTGACGCAGAAGTTGTCGCAGATCCGCCCGATCAGCGAAGAAGAGCGCGAAGCGATGATGCGCCAGTTCATGGAACAGCAGCGCGCGCTTCAGAAACCTGTCCAGGATCACGCGCAAGCCCGCGCGGCGGGTGAGGCGACGCCGGGCGAGATGGCTGAAGGCTTCGACGAGAACGATCAAACGACTTGGGGTAGTCCCGGACGGAACGATCCATGCCCCTGCGGCTCCGGCAAGAAGTTCAAGCATTGTCACGGTCAATTGGGCTAA